In Longimicrobiaceae bacterium, the DNA window CCTGCTCCGCCGGCACCAGGGCGCCCAGGTAGCCCGCCTCCGCCATCGCGCGGACCGTCTCCGGCGGCGTCGTTCCGGCGCGGTCCCACTCGCCCGCGAAGGGGACGATCTCCCGCTCCACCCACGCGCGGATCCCCAGGCGGTCCCAGGCGCCTCCGTCGTGCGGGCCGGCGGGCGTCACGACCTCCGACGCCCCGGCCGGCGCGCTCACGTGGCGGGCGCCGCGGCCTTCCGCTCCACCAGTGCCGCGATGGCGTTCACGGAGCGGAAGTTGTCGATCTCCAGGTCCTCGTTCTCCACGGTGATCCCGAACGCCTGCTCCACGAACTGGACCAGCTGCATGGCGAACATGGAGTTCACGAACCCGGTCGCGAAGATGTCCTCGTCGTCCTGAAGCTCGTGCCCGCGGACGTGCCGGCCGATGAACTCGCGGATCCTGGTCTTGTTGTCTTCCATCGCTCTGCTCCCCTGCCTTCGATCGTTGTTGTGTGGTCAGACCGTGTAGTCGAAAAAACCCTTCCCGGTCTTTCTTCCGTGCAGGCCCGCGTCGACCATCTTCCGGAGCAGCGGGCAGGGACGGAACTTGGGATCCCCGTAGCTCTCCTGGAGCACCTCCAGCGAGTACAGGATGGTGTCCAGCCCGATCAGGTCGCCCGTGGCGAGCGGCCCCATCTTGTGCCCGAAGCAGGTGACGAAGATCCGGTCCACGTCCTCCGCGCTGGCGACGCCGTCCATCACCTCCCACACGGCCTCGTTGATGGTGAGCATCAGCACGCGGTTGGAGACGAAGCCGGGGAGGTCGTTCACCACGATCCCCTCCTTCCCCATCTGCTTCAGGAGCTGGAGCGCGGTGCCGACGGTCTCCGGCGAGGTGTAGTGGCCGCGGATGGTCTCCACGACCGGCTTGAGCGGCACCGGGTTCATGAAGTGCATCCCCAGCACCCGGTCCGGGCGGCGGGTCCACCCGCCAATCCGCGTGATGGAGATGCACGACGTGTTGGCCGCGAACACCGCGTGCGGCGGGCAGACCTCGTCGATGACGGGGTAGATCCCCTTCTTGACGGCTTCCTTCTCCGTGGCGTTCTCCACCACGAAGTCGCACTCCGCGAAGGGCGCGTAGTCCGTGGTGAAGGTGATCCGCTCCATCAGCTCCGGGAGCGCCGGGCCGCCCTTCTGCCGGGCGATCATCCCGTGGAAGCGTACGTTGCGCTCGATCTCGCGCCTCGCCCTGCCCAGGACCTCGTCCTCGAGGTCGAGCAGCACGGCGCGATGCCCGGTCTGCGCCAGGCTCTGCGCGACGCCCACTCCCATCACCCCCGCGCCGACCACGCCCACCGTGGCGATCCGGCGTGGCGTGTCCGGGGTGTCCTCGTCGTTGGCTGCCTCGACCGGCGCGAAGGCCGCAGAGGTCGTGTTCATCGCGTCGTCGGTTGGTGTGGGTACCGGACTGCTCTTCGTCGAAATGGCCTGCTCCGGCGATGAAGAATAAACGGAAGGCGGCCGATACTCAATCGATGCCGCGTACTATGTGAGGCCGTCCCGGCCGGGTCTCGACTCCCCGGCCGCGCCGCCGTAACGTCCATCCACACCGCACGCCGGGCCCCTCCCTCGCCCCCGCCCTCCCAGGCTGGGCCGAAGCTTGCTGGGCACACCCCGGAGAAACGCGCTCCCGGAATGACCTCCGCCGCCCTTCAGACCGCTCTCCGGCCCCTGCCTACCTACCTGCATATGGGTGCCAGGCCCGCGCGCCTCCTGTTCGTCATGCATCCCGACGCCGTGCTGCGCGAGCGGGTGCACCGGGCGGCCGGGGAGCGGTTCGAGTGCATCACCGTCCCCACGTGGGAGTCGCTGGCGCGGTTCCTCGACGAGGCACCGCTCACCTCGCTCGCGGTGGTCGATCCCTACGCGGAGATGCCGGGCCGCAGGGAGCTCTCTCCCCAGCTGCGGATGCTCCTCGGCCGATTCCCCGCAGTGACGGTGCTCGCCGCGCTGGAGATCCAGCCCGGGCGCTTCCACGACCTGCGCACCCTGGGCGAGTGGGGCGTCTCCGAGGTGATCGCCCTCGACCGGGACGAGACCACCGAGAGCATCGCGCGGAAGATCCGGGCGATGCAGGGGCGCCTGACGCGCAGCTTCCTCACGAACGCCCTTCCTTCGTTCGTCTCCAGCCGCGGGCGGGCGGTGCTGCTGGCCGCGACCGAGGTCGCCACGGGCGGCGGCCAGGGAGCCGACCTGGCCTCGGCGCTCAACCTCTCAGACCGCGCGCTGCTCCGCTGGTGCGAGCGCTCCCACCTCCCACCGCCCCGGCGCCTCCTGGCGTGGATCCGGGTGCTGCTCGCGGCGGAGCTGCTCGACTACCCGGACGAGACGGTGCTGTCGGTGGCGCACACCTGCGGGTACGCCACCGACAGCAGCCTCCGCCGAGCGGTGTACGAGTTCACCGGCGCCACCCCCACCGAGCTCCGGCGCACCGGCGCGTTCGCCACGGCGGCCGACGCCTTTCTCGCCGAGCTGCTCCGGCTGCGCGAGGCCGCGAGCTCCGACCCGCGGACGGGCGGCGAGGACCCGGACTAGGCGCCGGGTGCCGCACAACGCCAGCCTCGTTGCAGAATGCGGCACCGCTCCCCGTCGGCAGCCGCCTTCGCGCCCCGATCTCACGGCCGCGCGTCACGGTTTGCGGATCGCGGCCAGCTCGAGGACGATCTGCACCTCGTTGCTCACCACTACGCCCCCCGCCTCCAGCGCGCGGTTCCAGGTCAGCCCGTAGTCGGTCCGGTCCAGCCGGGTCGTGGCGTTGAACGCCATGCGCTCCCGGCCGTCCGGCCCGCGCACCGGCCCCGCCCGCTCCACGTCCAGCGTGATCGGCCGGGTGACGCCGCGCATCGTGAGGGTGCCGTCCAGCTTGAACGACTCGCCGGAAGCCGCGCGCACGCGGTTCGCCGTGAAGCTGATCTCCGGGTGCTTCTCCGCCTCGAAGAAGTCGGCGCTCCGCAGGTGGGCGTCGCGCCGGTCGTTGTCCGTGTCGATGCTGGCCGTCCGGATCGTGGCGCGGGCGCTCGACGCCGCCAGGTTCTGCGGGTCGTACACGATCGTCCCCGAAAAGTCGCGGAAGCGACCGGTCACCGTGCTGATTCCCATGTGCTTGACCCTGAACAGCACCTGCGAGTGGGACTGGTCGATCTCGTACTCGGCGGCGGCCCCGCCCGTGCGCCACGCCGGCAGGACGCCCATGCCCAGGGCCAGCACCGCGGCCAGCATCGTACGACGCGTCTTCATCCGGGTCTCTCCTGTGTTGTGCATGGTTCGACCGCCGGGTCCGGCTACCGCGTAGCGGGCTCTTCCCAGCGCCAGCAGGCGAGGCCCCATCCGTCGCCCTCCACCACGACCGCGGCCCGGTACCCCGGCGCCGGGTCGGGGAGCCCCCGCAGCGACCACCGCTCGGCCTGGTTCGGGTCGCGCGACGCCAGCAGACGCGCCGGCTCGCCCGGCGCCAGCGTCACGTCGAAGACGTGCAGCGGGAACGAGAGCCCCTCGCCCACCGCCTTGATGAACGCCTCCTTGCGCGTCCAGCAGTTGAAGAACGCGTCGTCGCGGATCTCCGCCGGGAGCGCCCGGAACGCAGCCACCTCAGCCGCCGAGAAGAACCGCTCCGCGATCTGCAGGCCGTCCTCCATGGGGCGCACCTCCTCCACGTCGACGCCGAGCTCCCGACCCGCGGCCACCGCGTAGAGCGCCATCTCCCCGGAGTGCGACACGTTGAAGCGGAGCCCGCCCGCGGCGGGCTCTCCGGCGAGCGCCGGCTTCCCGTGCGACTCGTAGCGGAACTCCACCCTGCGGGGATCCAGCCCCAGGTAGCGGCCGAGCATCGACCGGAGCACCCCGCGCGCCACCGTGAAGCGCCTCCGGTCGCGCTCGAAGTGGAAGCGGCCCGCCCGGGCCCGCTCGTCCGGGGCGAGCAGCGCGCCGTAGCGGCGCACCGCCTCCCCGGGCGGGTCCAGCGGCGCGGACCAGACGTGCACCTCCCCCTCCCGCGCCGTGACGGTGTCCGGGGCGGACCCCCAGGCCGGATCGGCCGCGCTCACGCCCGCTGCGGCTCCCGCACCCGGCGCAGGATCCCCTGGAGGTCCTGCGCAAGGTCCCGGAGGACCACGGGAAGGGCGGAGTGGATGAAGAAATGGTCGCCGGGCACCATGCGCAGGGAGAAGCCCGCGCGGGTGTGCTCCGCCCAGGCCTCCATCTCCGCGCGGTCCGCCTTGGGGTCGTTCGTCCCACCGCTCGCGGTGATGGGCACGTCGAGCGGCTCCTCCGGCGGGTGGACGTACGTCTCGTGAATGGCCGCATCGGCGCGGAGCAGCGGGATCAGGAGCTGCATCAGCTCGTCGCTGTGGAACACTTCGTCCGGGGTCCCGTTGAGGCGCCGGATCTCCGCGACCAGCTCGCCGTCCGGGAGCGCGTGGATCGGCGGGTCCCGGTCGGGGAGGTGGGGCGCGGGACACGCGGCCGCGAACAGTTGCTCCGGCCCGCGCATCCCGCGCCGCCGCAGCTCCCGCGCGAGCTCGAAGCCGACCAGCGCGCCGTTGCTGTAGCCGTAGAAGGCGAACGGCGCGTCCATGTGCGGCGCGAGCGCGTCGGCCAGCGTCTGCACCAGGGGGGCGAGGCGGTCGAAGGGCGGCTCGGCGAACCGGTTCTCCCGTCCAGGAAGCTGCACCGGGCACACGTCGACCTCTGCCGGAAGACTCTGCTGCCAGTCGCGGTAGATCGAGGCCCCGCCCCCGGCGTAGGGAAAGCAGAAGAGCCGGAGACGCGCCGCCGGGCCAGGGGAGCGGCGCGCGATCCAGCGGTCCGGCGCGGTGTGGAGCTTCATGGCTGCGTCGTCGGCTGCCCAGGGGTGCGTGAAGACCCCGGCG includes these proteins:
- a CDS encoding thioesterase II family protein, whose protein sequence is MKLHTAPDRWIARRSPGPAARLRLFCFPYAGGGASIYRDWQQSLPAEVDVCPVQLPGRENRFAEPPFDRLAPLVQTLADALAPHMDAPFAFYGYSNGALVGFELARELRRRGMRGPEQLFAAACPAPHLPDRDPPIHALPDGELVAEIRRLNGTPDEVFHSDELMQLLIPLLRADAAIHETYVHPPEEPLDVPITASGGTNDPKADRAEMEAWAEHTRAGFSLRMVPGDHFFIHSALPVVLRDLAQDLQGILRRVREPQRA
- a CDS encoding 3-hydroxyacyl-CoA dehydrogenase family protein, which encodes MNTTSAAFAPVEAANDEDTPDTPRRIATVGVVGAGVMGVGVAQSLAQTGHRAVLLDLEDEVLGRARREIERNVRFHGMIARQKGGPALPELMERITFTTDYAPFAECDFVVENATEKEAVKKGIYPVIDEVCPPHAVFAANTSCISITRIGGWTRRPDRVLGMHFMNPVPLKPVVETIRGHYTSPETVGTALQLLKQMGKEGIVVNDLPGFVSNRVLMLTINEAVWEVMDGVASAEDVDRIFVTCFGHKMGPLATGDLIGLDTILYSLEVLQESYGDPKFRPCPLLRKMVDAGLHGRKTGKGFFDYTV
- a CDS encoding 4'-phosphopantetheinyl transferase superfamily protein: MSAADPAWGSAPDTVTAREGEVHVWSAPLDPPGEAVRRYGALLAPDERARAGRFHFERDRRRFTVARGVLRSMLGRYLGLDPRRVEFRYESHGKPALAGEPAAGGLRFNVSHSGEMALYAVAAGRELGVDVEEVRPMEDGLQIAERFFSAAEVAAFRALPAEIRDDAFFNCWTRKEAFIKAVGEGLSFPLHVFDVTLAPGEPARLLASRDPNQAERWSLRGLPDPAPGYRAAVVVEGDGWGLACWRWEEPATR
- a CDS encoding acyl carrier protein — protein: MEDNKTRIREFIGRHVRGHELQDDEDIFATGFVNSMFAMQLVQFVEQAFGITVENEDLEIDNFRSVNAIAALVERKAAAPAT
- a CDS encoding YceI family protein encodes the protein MKTRRTMLAAVLALGMGVLPAWRTGGAAAEYEIDQSHSQVLFRVKHMGISTVTGRFRDFSGTIVYDPQNLAASSARATIRTASIDTDNDRRDAHLRSADFFEAEKHPEISFTANRVRAASGESFKLDGTLTMRGVTRPITLDVERAGPVRGPDGRERMAFNATTRLDRTDYGLTWNRALEAGGVVVSNEVQIVLELAAIRKP
- a CDS encoding helix-turn-helix domain-containing protein; the encoded protein is MHPDAVLRERVHRAAGERFECITVPTWESLARFLDEAPLTSLAVVDPYAEMPGRRELSPQLRMLLGRFPAVTVLAALEIQPGRFHDLRTLGEWGVSEVIALDRDETTESIARKIRAMQGRLTRSFLTNALPSFVSSRGRAVLLAATEVATGGGQGADLASALNLSDRALLRWCERSHLPPPRRLLAWIRVLLAAELLDYPDETVLSVAHTCGYATDSSLRRAVYEFTGATPTELRRTGAFATAADAFLAELLRLREAASSDPRTGGEDPD